Proteins from a single region of Streptomyces spectabilis:
- a CDS encoding pyridoxamine 5'-phosphate oxidase family protein — MTDEQLPSALPETARTRHRRLREQGSRERARLDAVLEAGFLCHLGVVIDGTPMVVPTVYGSDGRHLYFHGSVASRSLVASPEAAVCVTVTHVDGLVLARSVFEHGVNYRSAMIYGVPRLVTDPEEKLAGLWRLTEQAAPGQWDYARQPNRKELAATALLALSLEEASVKIRTGAPEDGDGPDAALGIWAGVLPLNSTWGEPEADPLLPTGIAPPAHIAARGNTPAD, encoded by the coding sequence GTGACCGACGAACAACTGCCGTCCGCACTCCCGGAGACGGCCCGCACCCGCCACCGTCGCCTGCGCGAGCAAGGCAGCCGCGAGCGCGCCCGGCTCGACGCCGTCCTGGAGGCCGGATTCCTCTGTCATCTGGGCGTCGTCATCGACGGCACCCCGATGGTCGTGCCGACCGTCTACGGCAGTGACGGTCGGCATCTCTACTTCCACGGCTCCGTCGCCAGCCGCAGTCTGGTCGCCTCGCCCGAGGCGGCGGTGTGCGTGACCGTCACGCACGTGGACGGTCTGGTGCTCGCCCGCTCGGTGTTCGAGCACGGCGTCAACTACCGCAGCGCGATGATCTACGGAGTCCCGCGCCTCGTCACGGACCCGGAGGAGAAGCTGGCGGGCCTGTGGCGCCTGACCGAGCAGGCGGCACCGGGACAGTGGGACTACGCCCGGCAGCCGAACCGCAAGGAACTGGCGGCGACCGCGCTGCTCGCGCTCTCCCTCGAAGAGGCGTCGGTCAAGATACGCACCGGCGCGCCCGAGGACGGGGACGGGCCCGACGCCGCCCTCGGCATCTGGGCGGGAGTGCTGCCGCTGAACTCCACATGGGGCGAACCGGAGGCCGACCCCCTCCTGCCCACGGGCATCGCGCCGCCCGCGCACATCGCGGCTCGCGGCAACACCCCTGCCGATTAG
- a CDS encoding TetR/AcrR family transcriptional regulator has protein sequence MASRSTQILEAAARVIARRGVRGLRVEELAAEAGVSTGLIYYHFKDRTGILRHTLEFINERAERYTAARGESGEPLSPREELDEALLLEFQDSPEVRENSTAWGELRASAVFDAALREDLARATLVWVQDVAGLLGRVRPMAPAATLAAAAERLTALLEGLSMRWLSGGLSLDHARGLVREAVDAELARLDRS, from the coding sequence ATGGCGTCACGCAGTACTCAGATCCTGGAAGCGGCCGCGCGGGTGATTGCCCGGCGCGGTGTCCGAGGGCTCCGCGTGGAGGAGCTCGCGGCCGAGGCGGGGGTCTCCACCGGCCTGATCTACTACCACTTCAAGGACCGCACGGGCATCCTGCGGCACACGCTGGAGTTCATCAACGAGCGGGCCGAGCGGTACACCGCCGCGCGCGGCGAGAGCGGAGAGCCGCTCAGTCCGCGAGAGGAACTGGACGAGGCGCTCCTCCTCGAGTTCCAGGACTCGCCGGAAGTGCGGGAGAACAGCACCGCCTGGGGTGAGTTGCGGGCGAGCGCCGTCTTCGACGCGGCCCTGCGCGAGGACCTGGCCCGCGCGACCCTGGTCTGGGTGCAGGACGTGGCCGGACTGCTCGGACGGGTGCGCCCGATGGCACCGGCGGCCACCCTCGCCGCCGCCGCGGAACGCCTCACCGCCCTCCTGGAGGGTCTGAGCATGCGCTGGCTGAGCGGCGGCCTGTCCCTCGACCACGCGCGCGGCCTCGTCCGTGAGGCCGTCGACGCGGAGCTGGCCCGGCTGGACCGGTCGTGA
- a CDS encoding agmatine deiminase family protein, which yields MSHLSPSRRAALRAFAAIGGALGLGATTACGSDKSTRTGSDTGTGTKRAKATDGGRRFGAEWESHTRTFMSWPALASVWEEDLPYVREDIARIARAVGEYEAVVMMARPDQLKAAQRACGSQVEVIPLAVDDLWARDTVPVFVEEDGETVGVDFNFNGWGNKQEHTNDGQVGRALLREYDIPRVKAPLVSEGGSFETDGEGTLLITESSIVNDNRNRGKSRDRIEAELLETLGLKKVIWLAGVRGEDITDAHVDSLVRFTAPGVVLLDQAFPGTPPDSWSRSADQARSVLSKATDARGRRFEIIDLPQPDLDKITGEGDDFVSTYANFYIANDSVFMPKFGDRKADDRARGILQDHFPKRDIVPVRIDTIASGGGGIHCSTHDEPGKPAD from the coding sequence GTGTCCCACCTCTCCCCCTCCCGCCGGGCGGCCCTGCGCGCCTTCGCCGCGATCGGCGGCGCGCTGGGGCTCGGCGCCACCACGGCATGCGGCTCCGACAAGTCCACCCGGACCGGATCGGACACCGGCACTGGCACCAAGCGGGCCAAGGCCACGGACGGTGGGCGCCGCTTCGGCGCGGAGTGGGAGAGCCACACGCGCACGTTCATGTCGTGGCCCGCACTGGCCTCCGTCTGGGAGGAGGACCTGCCCTACGTACGCGAGGACATCGCCCGCATCGCGCGGGCCGTCGGGGAGTACGAGGCCGTCGTGATGATGGCCCGGCCCGACCAGTTGAAGGCGGCGCAGCGGGCGTGCGGCTCACAGGTCGAGGTGATCCCGCTCGCCGTGGACGACCTGTGGGCCCGCGACACCGTCCCGGTCTTCGTCGAGGAGGACGGCGAAACCGTCGGCGTCGACTTCAACTTCAACGGCTGGGGCAACAAGCAGGAGCACACCAACGACGGCCAGGTGGGGCGCGCGCTCCTGCGTGAGTACGACATCCCCCGCGTCAAGGCACCGCTCGTCTCCGAGGGCGGTTCCTTCGAGACCGACGGCGAGGGCACCCTGCTCATCACCGAGAGCTCGATCGTCAACGACAACCGCAACCGCGGCAAGTCCCGCGACCGGATCGAGGCCGAGCTGCTCGAAACCCTCGGCCTGAAGAAGGTGATCTGGCTGGCAGGCGTGCGCGGCGAGGACATCACGGACGCGCACGTGGACAGCCTCGTACGGTTCACCGCGCCCGGTGTCGTCCTCCTGGACCAGGCGTTCCCCGGCACGCCCCCGGACTCCTGGTCCCGCTCCGCCGACCAGGCGCGGTCGGTGCTCAGCAAGGCGACCGACGCCCGAGGGCGGCGCTTCGAGATCATCGACCTGCCGCAGCCCGACCTCGACAAGATCACGGGTGAGGGTGACGACTTCGTGTCGACGTACGCCAACTTCTACATCGCCAACGACTCCGTGTTCATGCCGAAGTTCGGCGACCGGAAGGCCGACGACCGCGCTCGCGGCATCCTTCAGGACCACTTCCCCAAGCGGGACATCGTGCCTGTCCGCATCGACACCATCGCCTCCGGCGGAGGCGGCATCCACTGCTCGACCCACGACGAGCCGGGCAAGCCCGCCGACTGA